One genomic window of Fusibacter sp. A1 includes the following:
- a CDS encoding DUF1116 domain-containing protein produces the protein MNEKIKMANELAIDRLLKARPVLLDIKKAGDVIPGLDKTTILHAGPPIKWQDMSGPLKGAVAGGLIYEGLATDFETASELAMSGDIKFDSCHHHGAVGPMAGVITSSMPVWVVKNETFGNYSYCTLNEGLGKVLRYGAFSSDVMAKLKWMETKLAPVLKAALKLSGPIELKPMIAQVLQMGDEGHNRNKAGTSLFIREMAPFIVRTDFTDDEKSKVLSFIHSNDHFFLNLTMPACKCTMDPLSGIAYSTIVHTMARNGTEFGIRIAALGDRWFTAPAQVVEGLFFTGFTKDDANPDIGDSVICETAGIGGFAMASALSIVQFVGGTTADALNYTRSMYEITACENNAYKIPMLAFKGTPTGIDLLKVIETTILPIINTGIAHKLPGIGQVGAGLVRPPKKCFEDALEAFVEMIEKEGGN, from the coding sequence GTGAACGAAAAAATCAAAATGGCGAACGAGCTGGCGATTGACAGGCTTTTAAAGGCTCGTCCCGTTCTACTGGACATAAAAAAGGCGGGGGATGTCATTCCCGGCTTGGACAAGACTACCATCTTGCATGCGGGTCCGCCGATCAAGTGGCAAGACATGAGCGGTCCGCTAAAAGGCGCAGTCGCTGGCGGACTAATTTACGAGGGGCTTGCCACTGATTTTGAAACGGCTAGCGAGCTTGCCATGTCGGGCGACATCAAGTTTGATTCCTGCCATCATCATGGGGCGGTAGGTCCTATGGCCGGGGTCATCACCAGCAGCATGCCTGTTTGGGTCGTTAAGAACGAAACCTTTGGCAACTACAGCTACTGCACCTTAAACGAGGGTCTAGGAAAAGTGCTTAGGTACGGAGCGTTCAGCTCTGATGTGATGGCAAAGCTTAAATGGATGGAAACCAAGCTGGCGCCTGTATTGAAGGCTGCGCTTAAACTATCGGGGCCCATAGAACTAAAACCCATGATCGCTCAGGTGCTTCAGATGGGTGATGAGGGGCACAACAGGAACAAAGCCGGAACTTCTCTATTTATCAGAGAGATGGCGCCATTTATTGTCAGGACGGACTTTACTGACGACGAAAAATCAAAGGTGCTCAGCTTTATACATAGCAACGACCACTTCTTCTTAAACCTGACCATGCCCGCATGTAAATGTACGATGGACCCACTTAGCGGCATAGCGTACAGTACGATCGTGCATACCATGGCAAGAAACGGAACCGAGTTCGGTATCAGGATAGCAGCACTTGGCGACCGGTGGTTCACGGCTCCCGCCCAAGTGGTCGAGGGTCTGTTCTTTACAGGATTTACAAAGGATGATGCCAACCCGGACATCGGAGACAGCGTGATCTGTGAGACCGCAGGTATCGGTGGTTTTGCGATGGCATCGGCGCTGTCCATTGTTCAGTTTGTAGGTGGAACTACAGCTGACGCGCTAAATTACACACGAAGCATGTACGAGATCACCGCTTGTGAGAATAATGCCTATAAGATCCCTATGCTCGCCTTTAAAGGCACACCGACAGGAATCGATCTGCTAAAAGTGATTGAGACGACCATACTGCCGATCATCAACACCGGAATCGCACATAAGCTTCCCGGTATCGGCCAGGTCGGAGCGGGCCTTGTGAGACCCCCAAAAAAGTGTTTTGAAGACGCACTGGAAGCTTTTGTCGAGATGATCGAGAAAGAAGGAGGAAACTAA
- a CDS encoding xanthine dehydrogenase family protein molybdopterin-binding subunit — protein sequence MKVVGTRVNRVDGIDKVTGTTQYVDDLHLPRMLYAGVKRSDYAHAKIIRIDTKKAEALEGVKAVITGEHYKKKCGLYLEDKNFLAVDKVRYLGEAVAAVAAETEDIAKEAVKLIEIEYEELPAVFDAVKGMEPDAPLVHPDLGDYHYAKVFFPKAGTNISNHYKLRKGDVESGFEQADHIFEHEFKVPHVQHVPIENHSVIAKMDPDGTVTVWASCQSPFAVRRTLSVAFDLPLNKIRVISPAVGGGFGCKAGTTLEGIVIPLVMLTNGRPVKLTYSREDEFYNAFVRQGLHQTIKTGVMNSGKVVAVKNTLIWDGGAYNEYGVNIVKAGGYSSTGAYDIDNVWTDSYCVYTNHPVGGAYRGFGMSEIHFGIEQNMDMIALELGINPIEMRRINSLQAGSRNGMGQTIDQCGLLECIEKVVKHLDYDKSKNSENNDLVKGVGLACALKPPFMPNNAASSAIIKINEDGTAHLLVTAMDLGQGSDTVLTQIASEMLSIPVEKIKIKTGDTDYTPYEWQTVASRTTYSAGNAVIKACEDAKSQLLDLAQIKLGIIDRDLELEDEFIVSKIYPQKRIPICELAVGLSMEDGSGIHGPIIGRGVFIPDNLRNADPETGLGDNPVLFWTYGCHGMEIEVDKRTGIIRVVKAVAAYDVGKAINPQLLEGQIEGGIMQGLGTALWEELKLKDGKVLNASFTDYKIPTADDIPEMIIEIIENPEPKGAFGARGVGELAMIPAAPAVANALYDALAIRIMSMPLTAEKVLKAIKDKG from the coding sequence ATGAAAGTTGTCGGAACCAGGGTAAACAGAGTCGACGGTATCGACAAAGTCACCGGTACCACCCAGTATGTAGACGACCTCCATTTACCTAGAATGCTCTATGCAGGTGTAAAGCGAAGCGATTACGCCCACGCCAAGATTATACGTATCGACACAAAAAAAGCAGAAGCGCTTGAGGGTGTCAAGGCTGTGATCACCGGTGAGCACTATAAGAAAAAGTGCGGTCTTTATCTGGAAGACAAGAACTTTTTAGCGGTCGACAAGGTCAGGTATCTAGGCGAGGCGGTGGCTGCTGTCGCTGCTGAAACCGAGGACATCGCCAAGGAAGCTGTGAAACTGATTGAGATAGAATACGAGGAGCTGCCCGCTGTTTTTGATGCGGTAAAAGGCATGGAACCCGACGCGCCCCTTGTGCACCCCGACCTCGGTGATTACCACTATGCCAAGGTGTTTTTCCCCAAGGCTGGGACCAACATCAGCAATCATTATAAACTGCGAAAAGGAGATGTCGAGTCAGGGTTTGAACAGGCGGACCATATCTTTGAGCATGAATTTAAAGTACCGCATGTGCAGCACGTGCCCATCGAAAACCATTCGGTCATCGCCAAGATGGATCCCGACGGTACCGTCACGGTTTGGGCCAGCTGCCAGTCGCCTTTTGCCGTGCGCAGAACCCTTTCAGTGGCATTCGATTTGCCGCTCAACAAGATCAGGGTCATCTCGCCGGCTGTAGGTGGCGGGTTTGGATGTAAGGCGGGAACAACCCTTGAAGGGATTGTCATACCGCTTGTGATGCTCACAAACGGAAGACCTGTCAAGCTCACCTATTCGAGAGAGGACGAGTTCTACAATGCCTTTGTAAGGCAGGGTCTGCATCAGACCATCAAGACGGGCGTCATGAACAGCGGCAAGGTCGTCGCTGTTAAAAACACGCTCATCTGGGATGGTGGAGCCTATAACGAGTACGGTGTCAACATCGTCAAGGCTGGGGGATACTCCTCCACTGGAGCTTATGATATCGACAACGTGTGGACCGATTCGTACTGCGTGTACACCAATCATCCGGTAGGCGGCGCCTACAGAGGCTTTGGCATGTCAGAGATCCATTTTGGGATTGAGCAGAATATGGACATGATTGCGCTAGAACTGGGGATTAACCCAATTGAAATGAGAAGGATCAACAGTTTGCAGGCAGGAAGCAGAAACGGAATGGGTCAGACGATCGACCAGTGCGGGCTACTCGAATGTATAGAAAAGGTCGTCAAACATCTTGACTACGACAAGTCGAAAAACAGCGAGAACAACGACTTGGTAAAAGGCGTCGGACTTGCATGCGCACTTAAACCACCCTTTATGCCCAACAACGCGGCCTCGTCAGCGATCATTAAAATAAATGAGGATGGAACCGCGCATCTTTTGGTCACAGCGATGGATCTAGGGCAGGGATCTGACACGGTGCTGACGCAAATCGCATCAGAAATGCTTAGTATCCCTGTTGAAAAAATAAAAATCAAGACAGGAGACACCGATTACACACCGTACGAGTGGCAGACGGTTGCGAGCAGGACGACCTACAGCGCAGGGAACGCAGTAATCAAGGCGTGCGAAGACGCCAAAAGCCAGCTTCTTGATCTTGCGCAAATCAAGTTGGGTATCATCGACAGGGACCTTGAACTCGAAGATGAGTTTATCGTATCGAAGATTTACCCGCAAAAGCGGATACCTATTTGTGAACTAGCCGTTGGCCTAAGCATGGAGGACGGTTCAGGTATCCATGGTCCGATTATCGGAAGAGGTGTGTTCATCCCCGACAACCTGAGAAACGCAGACCCCGAAACAGGACTCGGGGACAATCCGGTGCTGTTTTGGACCTACGGCTGCCATGGTATGGAGATTGAAGTGGACAAGCGCACAGGAATCATCCGGGTGGTAAAAGCCGTGGCCGCCTATGATGTGGGTAAGGCGATCAACCCTCAGCTGCTCGAAGGACAGATCGAAGGTGGAATCATGCAGGGGCTTGGAACTGCGCTATGGGAAGAGCTTAAACTCAAGGATGGGAAAGTGCTCAACGCCTCCTTTACCGATTACAAGATACCTACAGCCGACGATATTCCTGAAATGATCATCGAAATCATCGAAAATCCCGAACCAAAGGGAGCATTTGGTGCAAGAGGTGTTGGAGAACTTGCGATGATACCTGCCGCACCCGCTGTGGCGAATGCCCTATATGACGCGCTGGCCATCAGAATCATGTCGATGCCGTTAACGGCAGAAAAAGTACTTAAAGCGATAAAAGATAAGGGATGA
- a CDS encoding DUF2877 domain-containing protein codes for MILVSEDLIALLKQKHIKANIHSRFESAINMLTESYELITVFMEPENISPMSVVITKDRFSDLERHKEKNLELSLQGNRLLLCGGHQILSEEFITWSPMTSYSPVAMGQNLDLSVSCKKMVDAVSIYGNLDGVGPLIYMNETSVGLTDALAFFMPRLQSFIESLCEMELERIRFHSLLIIGFGPGLTPASDDLLSGMLLSLIYFGEHYGLNIQTVRQITRSIVSGIRGLTTLIGERSLIYASEGRVCLKVKRAIDSILNQNQGLEDALIGVIELGATSGTDLLTGMYLGMRLLMDGRINWEDKA; via the coding sequence ATGATACTGGTATCTGAAGATTTGATAGCATTATTAAAACAGAAGCACATAAAGGCGAACATCCATTCAAGGTTTGAAAGCGCCATCAATATGCTTACAGAATCATACGAGCTGATCACGGTGTTCATGGAACCTGAGAACATCTCACCGATGTCTGTAGTGATCACAAAAGACCGTTTCAGCGACCTTGAGCGGCACAAGGAAAAGAATCTGGAGCTGTCGCTACAAGGAAACAGGCTGCTGCTTTGTGGCGGACATCAGATACTTAGTGAGGAGTTCATCACCTGGAGCCCGATGACTTCTTATAGTCCTGTAGCTATGGGGCAAAATCTGGATCTGAGCGTGTCGTGCAAGAAGATGGTAGATGCGGTTTCGATCTATGGCAACTTGGATGGCGTGGGTCCTTTGATCTATATGAACGAGACAAGTGTCGGGCTGACCGACGCCTTGGCCTTCTTCATGCCTCGGCTGCAGTCCTTTATAGAATCGCTCTGTGAAATGGAACTAGAACGTATCCGGTTCCATTCACTGCTGATCATAGGCTTCGGACCAGGCCTCACACCAGCAAGCGATGATCTGTTAAGCGGAATGTTACTCAGCCTGATCTACTTCGGTGAGCATTATGGATTAAACATTCAGACGGTGCGTCAGATCACCCGGTCGATTGTTTCAGGAATTAGGGGTTTAACCACATTGATCGGTGAGCGTAGTCTTATCTATGCTTCTGAGGGAAGAGTCTGCCTGAAGGTGAAAAGGGCGATCGACTCCATATTAAACCAAAATCAGGGTTTAGAAGACGCTCTGATTGGGGTGATAGAACTAGGCGCTACATCGGGCACAGACCTTTTGACTGGCATGTACTTAGGCATGCGGCTCTTGATGGATGGGCGGATCAACTGGGAGGATAAGGCATGA
- a CDS encoding cyclase family protein — MEFWNKVKMYDLTQNLSHLTPAWPTYEPLQIKFFKRLTPNGANGQLITTSNHVGTHLDGSLHFCTHGRDIASIPLEDLVGPGVIVDLSDMAEDYGIYTSQDILDRVEVKKGDILIINTGYHKYGWDQPEADERRYMLRHPGPTKEFTKWCTDMELKWIGVDCGSADHPFNTKIRDWEPKEAKLADKYLQQKYGKSLEEIFPDEDYQLMHVDLFPIDIVHAENLGGEIDKLLNKRMIIGCFPWRFQGGESSICRIVAFNEE, encoded by the coding sequence ATGGAATTTTGGAACAAGGTAAAGATGTACGACCTGACTCAGAACTTATCACATTTGACACCCGCCTGGCCTACGTATGAACCTCTTCAGATCAAGTTTTTCAAAAGGCTCACACCCAACGGCGCCAACGGGCAGCTTATCACGACGTCAAACCATGTGGGAACACACCTAGACGGATCCTTACACTTTTGCACCCATGGAAGGGACATCGCATCGATTCCGCTTGAAGACCTAGTGGGTCCTGGAGTGATCGTGGACCTTTCGGATATGGCGGAAGACTATGGCATCTACACCTCACAAGATATCTTAGATAGGGTAGAAGTCAAAAAAGGGGACATACTTATCATCAATACCGGCTACCACAAATACGGATGGGACCAGCCCGAGGCCGACGAACGAAGGTATATGCTCAGGCATCCGGGACCTACAAAGGAGTTTACAAAATGGTGTACCGACATGGAGCTCAAGTGGATCGGTGTGGACTGCGGTTCGGCGGACCATCCATTCAACACCAAAATAAGAGACTGGGAGCCAAAAGAAGCCAAGCTTGCAGACAAGTATTTGCAACAGAAATACGGAAAATCCTTAGAAGAGATATTCCCAGACGAGGATTACCAGCTGATGCATGTCGATTTGTTCCCTATCGATATCGTGCACGCAGAAAACCTTGGTGGAGAAATCGACAAGCTGCTCAACAAAAGAATGATCATCGGATGTTTTCCTTGGAGATTTCAGGGGGGGGAATCGAGTATCTGCAGAATCGTCGCATTCAATGAAGAATAG
- the fdrA gene encoding acyl-CoA synthetase FdrA, whose amino-acid sequence MKVYTRVKKNAYYDSITLMRMSKELEGMDGVKSPLIGMGTSLNKDLAKHLDVFDETMTDATPNDLMITFMAVSKECADAIFDNLEGLLTSARSTGTGDYEAATLESAMESTQDVNLVLVSVPGQYAGAEAKKALEAEKHVMVFSDNVDLETELELKELATAKGLLMMGPDCGTAIINGTPLGFANAVARGSIGIVGASGTGIQEVSVLIDRYKEGISQAIGTGGRDLKAPIGGLMMRMGLRALIQDDRTEVIVLLSKKPDNIAARSVLELIGTTDKKVVVNFSGCDRALIENYGAIYAHTLEDAARLAVEQCGKEVAVTHADIRTLVEQESHAMRSDQKLLLGLFTGGTLASEAVEIIGDSMKELSTNLVQEHKIGVSDIRTCPGQLIIDLGDDAFTVGRAHPMIDPGIRTSIINHDMGQQVAVLLLDIVFGYGAHPDPVGEMLSALVAAKKRARLQGGYLSVICSICGTDKDPQDYEASRSVLNEIGVIVAESNAQASMIAKELLNRVNQIQLKTKDLFDTDLSVINVGLDIFYQDLIRAHCKAVNVDWRPLAGGDKRMTDLLSRLNR is encoded by the coding sequence ATGAAGGTTTACACAAGGGTCAAAAAAAATGCGTATTACGACTCCATCACGTTGATGCGGATGTCTAAGGAACTAGAAGGCATGGACGGTGTTAAAAGTCCTCTGATAGGGATGGGTACGTCGCTTAACAAAGACCTTGCCAAACATCTTGACGTGTTTGATGAAACCATGACAGACGCGACGCCTAATGATCTGATGATCACCTTCATGGCAGTCAGTAAGGAGTGCGCCGATGCGATTTTTGACAATCTGGAAGGACTCTTGACCAGTGCTAGAAGTACAGGGACCGGAGATTATGAAGCTGCGACCCTCGAATCTGCCATGGAAAGCACACAAGATGTCAATCTTGTTTTAGTCTCTGTTCCAGGGCAATACGCAGGTGCTGAGGCTAAAAAAGCGCTAGAAGCTGAAAAACACGTGATGGTATTTTCTGATAATGTCGATCTTGAAACGGAGCTTGAGCTTAAAGAGCTTGCCACTGCAAAAGGACTGCTCATGATGGGACCCGACTGCGGAACGGCAATCATTAACGGAACACCGCTAGGATTTGCAAATGCCGTTGCTAGGGGTTCGATAGGAATCGTCGGTGCTTCCGGCACGGGTATTCAGGAAGTATCGGTACTGATCGACAGGTACAAGGAGGGCATCTCTCAGGCGATAGGAACCGGTGGAAGAGACCTAAAGGCGCCAATAGGTGGATTGATGATGCGCATGGGACTGAGAGCGCTTATCCAAGATGACAGGACCGAAGTCATCGTGCTGCTATCAAAAAAACCGGATAATATAGCTGCAAGAAGTGTATTGGAGTTGATCGGAACGACAGACAAGAAAGTGGTGGTCAACTTTTCTGGATGTGACAGAGCACTGATTGAAAATTACGGCGCGATCTATGCGCATACTTTAGAAGACGCAGCCCGACTGGCTGTGGAGCAATGCGGCAAAGAGGTCGCGGTTACGCATGCTGACATAAGAACGCTAGTTGAACAGGAGTCTCATGCGATGAGAAGCGACCAGAAGCTCCTGCTTGGGTTGTTTACCGGCGGAACACTGGCTTCTGAAGCGGTGGAGATCATCGGTGATTCGATGAAGGAGTTAAGCACAAACCTTGTACAGGAGCATAAGATCGGCGTTTCGGATATTCGGACATGCCCAGGTCAGCTCATCATAGACCTTGGAGACGATGCATTTACTGTAGGTCGGGCGCATCCAATGATCGATCCTGGCATCAGGACGAGCATCATCAACCACGACATGGGACAACAGGTCGCTGTGCTTCTTCTGGATATCGTATTTGGATACGGAGCCCACCCTGATCCTGTAGGTGAGATGCTTAGCGCCCTTGTTGCAGCCAAGAAAAGAGCCCGTCTACAAGGCGGATACCTGTCCGTCATCTGTTCGATCTGCGGTACCGACAAAGATCCGCAGGATTACGAGGCATCCAGGTCTGTTTTAAATGAGATCGGTGTGATCGTTGCTGAATCGAATGCGCAGGCTTCAATGATCGCTAAGGAACTACTAAACAGGGTCAACCAGATTCAGTTAAAGACAAAAGACCTGTTCGATACGGACTTGTCTGTCATCAATGTGGGTCTGGACATTTTTTATCAAGACCTGATACGCGCTCATTGCAAAGCGGTCAATGTGGACTGGAGGCCCCTCGCCGGTGGCGACAAAAGAATGACCGATCTTTTATCAAGGTTGAACCGGTGA
- a CDS encoding (2Fe-2S)-binding protein, whose translation MKHTISFYLNGEKIQHEVKPNLTLLKMIREDFYLTGAKDGCGAGECGACTVLLDGLPVTACLMLAVEADGTSITTIEGLSDGTKLHPLQTAFIEKGALQCGYCTPGMVLTAKALLDHQPNPTEDEIKAGISGNLCRCTGYKKIIEAIQEVAKKGGTT comes from the coding sequence ATGAAGCATACCATCAGTTTTTATTTAAACGGCGAAAAAATACAGCACGAAGTAAAACCGAATCTGACGCTTCTTAAGATGATTAGAGAGGATTTTTACCTGACAGGTGCTAAAGACGGTTGCGGCGCGGGAGAATGCGGCGCATGCACGGTACTTTTAGACGGACTGCCTGTCACAGCGTGCCTGATGCTAGCAGTAGAGGCCGATGGCACTTCTATCACAACGATAGAGGGATTGTCAGATGGTACAAAGCTTCATCCGCTTCAGACGGCGTTCATTGAAAAAGGCGCGCTTCAGTGCGGGTACTGCACTCCCGGAATGGTCCTGACGGCAAAGGCCTTGCTCGATCATCAGCCCAATCCCACAGAAGATGAGATCAAAGCTGGCATCAGTGGAAACTTATGCAGATGCACCGGCTACAAGAAAATTATCGAGGCGATTCAAGAGGTCGCAAAGAAGGGAGGAACTACATGA
- a CDS encoding CaiB/BaiF CoA-transferase family protein — MAFALEGIKVLDLTRVLAGPYATMVLGDLGADIIKLEIPSTGDDSRMFGPFIKEQSAYFMSLNRNKRSMTLNLKTEEGIRIFKELVKKVDVVVENFKPGTMDKLGLGYDTLIKLNPRLIYASSTGFGQTGPYSKKPAYDGVIQAMSGIMSITGPKDGEPTRVGPSIADITAGLFTAIGILAALTSRQQTGAGQMVDVSMLDCQVAILENAIARYQATGEVPTPIGNRHASIVPFEPFETSDGTIVIAVGNDKIWKSFCKCSGLKALAEDGRFMTNADRSNHYSQLRPIIADRIKEHTTSYWQALFDNNDIPSGPISGMDEVLKNEQVLAREMLVDIMHPVAGMTQIPGIPIKLSTTPGKITRPAPLLGEHTEEVLKEMLQMEPDEVEELRKKGIL; from the coding sequence ATGGCATTCGCATTAGAGGGAATCAAGGTGCTAGACCTGACAAGGGTGCTTGCCGGTCCCTATGCCACGATGGTACTCGGGGACCTGGGCGCTGATATCATCAAGCTTGAAATACCATCAACCGGTGACGATTCAAGAATGTTCGGACCCTTTATCAAGGAGCAGAGCGCTTACTTCATGAGCTTAAACAGAAACAAACGAAGTATGACGCTCAACCTCAAAACGGAAGAGGGCATCAGAATCTTTAAAGAGCTTGTAAAGAAAGTGGATGTGGTGGTTGAAAACTTTAAACCCGGGACCATGGATAAGCTGGGACTTGGCTATGATACGCTGATTAAGCTAAACCCTAGACTGATCTATGCAAGTTCGACAGGGTTTGGACAAACAGGCCCCTATTCCAAGAAGCCCGCATACGACGGTGTGATTCAAGCCATGAGCGGCATCATGAGCATCACCGGACCAAAAGACGGAGAGCCCACAAGGGTAGGACCGTCGATCGCTGATATCACTGCAGGACTTTTTACCGCAATCGGCATCTTAGCAGCGCTGACAAGCAGGCAACAAACAGGTGCCGGTCAGATGGTGGACGTGTCCATGCTGGACTGCCAGGTCGCCATACTCGAAAACGCCATCGCAAGATATCAGGCGACGGGTGAGGTACCAACGCCAATAGGAAACAGACACGCGTCGATCGTCCCCTTCGAACCTTTCGAAACTTCGGACGGCACCATCGTCATCGCTGTTGGAAACGATAAGATCTGGAAAAGCTTCTGCAAGTGCTCGGGGCTTAAAGCGCTGGCAGAAGACGGAAGGTTTATGACAAATGCAGATAGAAGCAATCATTACAGTCAACTTAGACCTATCATCGCAGACAGGATCAAAGAGCATACCACCAGCTACTGGCAGGCTTTGTTTGATAACAACGATATCCCGTCAGGACCCATCAGCGGTATGGACGAGGTTTTAAAAAACGAGCAGGTGCTCGCTAGGGAAATGCTTGTGGATATCATGCACCCGGTGGCGGGGATGACCCAGATTCCAGGTATCCCGATAAAACTCAGCACCACCCCAGGCAAAATCACACGCCCGGCACCGCTCCTTGGTGAACATACCGAGGAAGTTCTAAAAG
- a CDS encoding carbon-nitrogen hydrolase family protein yields the protein MKEHIASCVQFAVQPNEISLNIDKACHYLEKAAKEYEAELIVFPESITTGFSPNMETAEFYEMLTEVPGVHTQKIQKLCKSLGVHVVYPLYERASEKNVILNSSVLIDNHGSVLYNYHKTHPFPTERAWTTAGNDCRVVDTALGKIGMILCYDGDFPELSRVLALNGAEIITRPSAFLRSYEIWEMTNKARAYDNHCYVLAANAVGRDAADNYYFGHSMIVSPIAQTLALARGTEEIIAVKLDPDPLRHVTYGSKSPMIFDHLQDRNVGVYKDILKTGKSAFEPSKRIDYKR from the coding sequence ATGAAAGAGCATATCGCTTCTTGCGTGCAGTTTGCTGTACAACCCAATGAGATAAGCCTTAATATCGATAAGGCATGCCACTACCTTGAAAAGGCGGCAAAGGAATACGAGGCAGAGCTGATCGTTTTTCCAGAATCGATCACTACAGGATTCAGCCCCAATATGGAAACGGCTGAGTTTTATGAAATGCTTACTGAGGTACCGGGGGTGCACACCCAAAAGATTCAGAAGTTATGCAAGTCACTGGGGGTGCACGTCGTTTATCCGCTTTACGAAAGAGCAAGTGAAAAGAACGTGATTTTGAACAGTTCGGTGCTCATCGACAATCACGGGTCGGTGCTTTACAACTACCACAAGACCCATCCTTTTCCTACAGAAAGGGCGTGGACGACAGCTGGCAACGACTGCCGCGTGGTGGATACGGCACTTGGAAAGATAGGCATGATCCTATGCTACGACGGTGATTTTCCAGAACTAAGCAGGGTGCTCGCCCTAAATGGGGCAGAAATCATCACTAGACCATCGGCCTTTTTAAGAAGTTATGAGATATGGGAGATGACCAACAAGGCCAGAGCCTATGACAACCACTGTTACGTGCTTGCGGCAAACGCCGTGGGTAGGGACGCTGCGGACAACTACTACTTCGGGCACAGCATGATTGTGAGTCCTATCGCCCAGACCCTTGCGCTTGCAAGAGGGACAGAAGAGATTATCGCAGTCAAGCTCGACCCGGATCCCTTAAGGCATGTCACCTACGGATCCAAGTCGCCCATGATCTTCGACCACCTGCAGGACAGGAACGTGGGGGTCTACAAAGACATACTTAAAACAGGCAAATCGGCGTTTGAGCCATCAAAGCGCATTGACTACAAAAGGTAG
- a CDS encoding xanthine dehydrogenase family protein subunit M: MREFKYFKPESLKEASDLLVTYGDGAHILNGGTDLLTRIKAGVTRVDQVIDIKGIGGLDQLGFTKEDGLFIGACVTLNSLMKNDDVKRHYPMLIEAIHLLGSTQIRNRATCIGNLCNASPLADTATPLLVMDAVVHVYGKDGPRDISIHDFFTSVRKTSLIEGDIVTGVTLPYEEDFHGYFHKTSRRKEVDLAIVCASVARVKNDYRIALGAVAPTPIRASRTEAFLMDKRLNEDVIKRASLMIAGEISPIDDVRSTKEYRMDIAQVLVERGLELLMKGDR; the protein is encoded by the coding sequence GTGAGGGAATTCAAGTACTTTAAGCCGGAATCGTTAAAAGAGGCAAGTGATCTTTTAGTCACCTATGGGGATGGAGCCCATATTCTTAATGGCGGTACCGACCTTTTGACAAGGATAAAGGCGGGAGTGACCCGAGTTGACCAGGTGATTGACATCAAAGGGATCGGCGGACTGGATCAACTAGGCTTCACAAAAGAAGACGGTCTCTTTATCGGCGCGTGCGTAACCCTGAACAGTCTTATGAAAAACGACGATGTAAAAAGACATTATCCAATGTTAATAGAGGCCATACACCTGTTGGGATCGACCCAGATCAGAAACCGTGCGACCTGCATAGGCAATCTGTGCAATGCCTCACCACTTGCGGATACGGCGACACCACTTTTAGTCATGGATGCTGTCGTTCACGTATACGGAAAAGACGGCCCCCGCGACATATCCATCCACGACTTCTTCACTTCGGTTAGAAAGACAAGCCTCATTGAGGGCGATATCGTAACGGGTGTGACCCTGCCATACGAGGAGGACTTTCATGGGTACTTCCACAAAACATCCAGAAGAAAAGAGGTTGATCTTGCCATTGTGTGTGCGAGTGTCGCCCGTGTTAAAAACGACTATAGAATCGCGCTTGGCGCTGTGGCTCCGACACCTATCAGGGCGTCAAGGACCGAGGCCTTCTTAATGGATAAAAGGTTGAATGAAGATGTGATAAAACGTGCCAGTCTGATGATTGCCGGCGAAATCAGCCCGATCGACGATGTGAGGTCTACAAAAGAGTACCGTATGGATATTGCTCAGGTGCTTGTAGAACGAGGCCTTGAACTTCTGATGAAAGGGGACCGTTGA